Proteins encoded by one window of Dreissena polymorpha isolate Duluth1 chromosome 11, UMN_Dpol_1.0, whole genome shotgun sequence:
- the LOC127849987 gene encoding uncharacterized protein LOC127849987, whose protein sequence is MSNRSKRDTNKINYKKLNDSGMADVGEHNLKIEKSTEVTQLEATAEVHVNKNGVLQLLEDDEIDEDELSHMKEEIENLKIQEEQLRKKQDFHETKKQLEKQKAKIESLKDRQMGQLGEELRASNRRAFAEGSRKNLKIQWESFLLFCLHFGNQNRLIHCAVM, encoded by the exons ATGAGTAATCGTTCCAAGAGGGACACAAACAAGATCAACTACAAGAAACTGAACGATTCAGGGATGGCAGACGTGGgcgaacataatttaaaaatagaaaagtcGACCGAAGTAACCCAGTTAGAGGCTACAGCAGAagtacatgtaaacaaaaatggCGTCCTACAGTTGCTCGAGGACGATGAAATCGATGAAGACGAGCTTTCGCACATGAAGGAAGAAATTGAAAATCTAAAGATACAAGAAGAACAACTGCGCAAAAAACAGGACTTTCATGAAACAAAAAAGCAGCTGGAAAAACAGAAGGCGAAGATCGAATCCCTGAAGG acagacagatggGTCAACTTGGTGAGGAATTGAGAGCTTCAAATAGACGAGCTTTTGCTGAGGGATCCAGGAAAAATTTGAAGATCCAGTGGGAATCATTTCTGTTGTTTTGCTTACATTTTGG AAATCAGAATAGACTGATTCATTGTGCAGTCATGTAA